CCGGACCGGACCTCCACGTCGTCGACGAGGCCGCTGATGACCGCGAGGCCCATCTCGTCCTCGCCGCCGTCGCCCTCGGGCTCGTCCGGACCTCCGGAGGCGCCGCTGCGCGCTCCGGGCGCGGCGGACCCGCTCGCGGGGTCGGGGACACCGTCCCCGACCTCGATGGAGAACGCCTTCTCCTCCTCGGTCAGCACCACGCTGACCGGCGCGGTGATGCCGTGACTGCGGTGCAGCCCCACGGCACGGCTGCACGCCTCACCGACGGCGAGCCTGACCTCGTCGAGCACGGCCTCGTCGACGCCGGCCCGGCGCGCCACGGCGGCCGCCACGAGGCGAGCCGTCCTGACATGTTCGGGCTGGGCGCTGAAGCGGAGTTCAACGGTGGCCATGCGATCCCCCTGGGACGTTCGGGCGTACGCGTCAGAGGCCCCGGGCCTTGAGCCCGGCACCCCTGCTCTCCTCCGGAACCGACAAGATCGACAAAGCCGACAGCCGGCCCGAAGGCCGACCGTCTGCCCGCCGCGGCCCGGTCGCTGCCGCTGTCGGTCCGTTCACTGCCTGACGACCGGCCCGGGGGCCGGTCGGGAAAACCGACCTCAGTCGGTGGCGGCGACGGCCTCGTCGACCGTGGTGTGAATCGGGAACACCTTGGTCAGGCCCGTGATCCGGAAGATCTTGAGAATGCGCTCCTGGTTGCAGACCAGGCGCAGCGAGCCCTCATGGGCCCGGACACGCTTCAAGCCGCCCACGAGCACGCCGAGACCGGTGGAGTCGAGGAAGTCGACACCTTCCATGTCGACAACCAGGTGGTAGCTGCCGTCATTCACCAACTCGACCAACTGCTCGCGCAGCTTGGGCGCGGTATACACATCAATCTCGCCACCGACCTCGACAACCGTACGGTCGCCAACATTGCGAGTCGACAGGGACAGGTCCACGGATCCTCCAGCACCTTGCTATCGAGCGGTCGCCCCTCGGTCTCCCCGACGGAGGCCAGGGGACGGATCGCCAGCCGCGATGGCATTCAATCACTTACCAGCAGCCATGCACGACGCCTTGGGACCATTGTCCGTCACGCCAGTGACACACTCGGTGCCGATGGCCAAGAATCACCGTCCCGGACGACCACCCGAGAGTGGGGACATGCGCCCCTCTCCCGCCATGATCCTCGACCGGCTCGCCACAGGGGCGGGCCGGGCCGCGCGCATCACTCATACGGAGCACCTGCCCCCTAGATCGGGAACCCATGCCATCTGGCCGGATCGCATCCGGCCAGAAGTGATCTCGGCGATCGAAAGAGCCGGAATCGACCATCCGTGGGCCCACCAGGCCACCGCCGCCGAGCACGCGCTGGACGGCGAATCGGTCGTGATCGCCACCGGCACGGCGTCCGGCAAGTCGCTCGCCTACCTCGCCCCGGTCCTCAGCACCCTGCTGGCGGGCTCCGAGGCGCCGAACGGCCGCGGGGCCACGGCTCTGTACCTCGCCCCCACCAAGGCGCTGGCCGCCGACCAGCGGCGCTCCGTGAAGGCCCTGGCGGCGCCCCTGGGCAACGCTGTACGGCCTGCGGTCTACGACGGCGACACCCCGGTCGAGGAACGCGAGTGGGTGCGGCAGTACGCGAACTACGTCCTGACCAACCCCGACATGCTGCACCGCGGCATCCTGCCGTCCCACCCCCGGTGGTCCTCCTTCCTGCGCGCGCTGCGGTTCGTCGTGATCGACGAGTGCCACACCTACCGGGGCGTCTTCGGCTCCCATGTCGCCCAGGTCCTGCGCAGGCTGCGCCGCCTCTGCGCCCGCTACGGGGCCGACCCGGTCTTCCTGCTCGCCTCCGCCACGGCGGCCGACCCATCGGTCGCCGCCGGGCGCCTGACGGGCCTTCCGGTCAGGGAGGTGTCCGACGACGCCTCCCCGCGCGGCGAGCTGGTCTTCGCCCTCTGGGAGCCTCCGCTGACCGATCTGCACGGCGAGAAAGGCGCGCCCGTACGCCGTACCGCCACGGCCGAGACCGCCGACCTGCTCACCGATCTGACCGTCCAGGGGGTCCGCTCGGTCGCCTTCGTACGTTCCCGGCGCGGCGCCGAACTGATCTCGGTCATCGCCAAGGAACGTCTGGCGGAGGTGGACCGCTCCCTGCCGAAGCGGGTCGCCGCCTACCGTGGCGGCTACCTCCCGGAGGAGCGCCGCGCCCTGGAACGGGCCCTGCACTCCGGTGAGCTCCTGGGGCTGGCGGCCACCACCGCCCTGGAACTGGGCATCGACGTCTCCGGCCTCGACGCCGTCGTCATCTGCGGCTACCCGGGCACCCGGGCCTCCCTCTGGCAGCAGGCGGGGCGCGCCGGCCGGTCGGGGCAGGGCGCCCTGGCCGTGCTCGTCGCCCGGGACGATCCGCTGGACACCTATCTGGTGCACCACCCGGAGGCGCTGTTCCGGCAGCCCGTGGAGTCGACCGTGCTGGACCCGGACAACCCCTACGTCCTGGCCCCCCATCTGTGCGCGGCCGCCGCCGAGCTGCCCCTCACCGAGCCCGACATCGCGCTCTTCGGACCCGCCGTGCCTGAGCTGCTGCCCCAGCTGGAGGCCGCGAAGCTGCTGCGCCGGCGGGCGTCCGGGTGGCACTGGACCCGCCGCGAGCGGGCCGCCGACCTCACCGACATCCGGGGCGGGGGCGGACGCCCCGTACAGATCGTGGAGGAGTCCACCGGGCGCCTGCTGGGCACGGTCGACGCGGCCGCGGCCCACACCGCCGTCCACGAGGGCGCCGTCCACCTCCACCAGGGCCGCACCCACCTGGTCCGGAAACTGGATCTGGAGGACTCCGTCGCCCTGGTCGAACAGGCAGACCCCCCGTACTCCACCGTCGCCCGCGACACCACCGCCATCTCCGTCCTGGAGACCGACACCGAGATCCCCTGGGGCCAGGGGCGGCTCTGCTACGGCTCCGTCGAGGTCACCAACCAGGTCGTCTCCTTCCTCCGCCGCAAGCTGATGACCGGTGAGGTCCTGGGCGAGACCAAACTCGACCTGCCGCCCCACACCCTGCGCACCCGGGCCGTCTGGTGGACGGTCACCGAGGACCAACTCGACGCCGCCCGGATCAACCCGGAGATCCTCGGCGGCGCCCTCCACGCGGCCGAGCACGCGTCGATCGGCCTGCTCCCGCTCTTCGCCACCTGCGACCGCTGGGACATCGGCGGCGTCTCGATACCGCTCCACCCGGACACCCTGCTGCCGACGGTCTTCGTCTACGACGGCCACCCGGGCGGCGCGGGATTCGCCGAACGCGCCTTCCACACCGCCCGTACGTGGCTGACGGCGACCCGTGAAGCCATCGCCTCCTGCGAGTGCGAGGCGGGCTGCCCCTCCTGCATCCAGTCCCCCAAGTGCGGCAACGGCAACGAACCCCTGCACAAACGCGGCGCCGTACGCCTGCTCACCGAACTCCTCAACGGAGCTCCACCGGAAGCGCCACCAGAGGCGCAGCAGGAGGACCGGCCCGGGACCTGACGGACCAGACCTGATCCGTCAGGTCCCGGGCCCTCACGGTTCAGACTTGAGATCCGACGGTTCGGAACGGCACAGCACAGGCCCGGAACGGCAGCACGGATCAGGCCGGCAACAGCGGCGTGACCAGCTTCTTCAGCTCCGCCTCGCCGATCGCCCCGATCCGGGTCGCCGCGATCCGCCCCTCGGGGTCGACGACGATGGTGAACGGGTAGCCGACGGTGCTGACCACGCCCTTCGGAAGGCGGAGAAGCTGCCGCCCCTGCGGGTCGTGCAGGCTCGGATAGACGAGCGCGGTGTCCTTCTCGAAGGCACGCGCCGCCCCGACCGAGACATCCGCGTTGACCCCGACCACCCGCAACCCCTTGGCCCGCAGCTCCTCGTGCACCCGGGAGAGGCCGGGAGCCTCCGCACGGCACGGGCCGCACCACGACGCCCAGGCGTTGACCACGACAACCTTGCCCCGCAGCCCCTTGAGGCTGACCCGGCCGTCGCCGTCCACGCGCTCACCCGCCAGCTCCGGCATCGCCGGACGGTCAGCAGGGGCGAAGGACTTCAGCGGCCCGGGCCTGCGGGCGTCGTCCACCGGCGAAGGGGAGGCCGAGCATCCCGCCAGCGCGGCAAGGAGAAGGACCGCCGCACATGAGGCTCGTAGCGCTTTCACGCTCGCCGATGATGCCACCGTCGCCTCCGGGCTCCGCACGACAAGACGCAGCGGTGGACGCTCAAGCGGCTTTCCAAGAACAAGTCGCTGTTCACCATCAAGAACGACAAGTCCGGGAAGTGCCTGGTCGTCGGCGCCAAGAGCCGACTGCTACAGAGCACCTGCAACTCGGCGAAGAAGAGCCACCAGTGGGCCTATCGGCGATTCGAAGGTCTCCAGCAGGTCGGCGGGCAAGGCCATCGCCTGCTCTTGGCGCACTTGGCCAGCACCAGCCGAGCGTTGTTCTTCTTGCCGCCGCTCGTGGAAAGGCATTTGCCCGGCCTACACCCGCTCCAGCCGAGTGTGCGCGTACGGGTCCTTCGCCTGGGGCGCAGCGGCCTGTGCGGGTGCCGAAAGGGCCGCCAACGACCCTGCCGTGAGCGCGGCCGGTACGAGCGATCCGGTCGCCTTACGCATCGAGGCCCCCCCTTCATGCAGGAACAAAAGACTGAGCGTCCGAAACTAGGGGTGAACTCCATTCCGTTACCAGGTCCTTTCGGGAGGTGTCCAAAGGGGCATTGCCTCAAAGGGACGGAGGAAAGACCCCCATGCGCTGCGGTGTGACCGGGCTCGGGCCCACCGTGGACCCCTGCTTCGCGGCCGAAGGCGTCGACTGGGTCGTCGACACCGCGCGATCCAGCGACAACAAGAAGGTGATCGTCACCTATGGCCGCCCCCGGCCACCGAGGTCACCGTCACCCACTCCCTGAAGGCGGCCGACGAGGTCCTCGTGGAGCTCTCGGCCCTCATAGCACCGATACCGCAGACCTCGGAGTGCATCCGGTCGTAGCGAACTCCCACCACTCCGAGGCGACCTGAACTCTCCTCCTGTCGCGCACCGCCCGAAAGGCGGCACCGAACCGGCCATGCCCGCGCCCGCCCTTGCTACGGCACGGGTGCGGCGGCCGCCCTCATGCGGCAGCAGGCCCCCGGTGACGGCCAGCTGCCGCCCCCTGGTGTCGCGAGCACGAGGGATCGTCACACAGCACGTCATGCGCCAGAGCCGACACGATCGTTGCCTGCGTCCGCGTCTCCTGACCGATCTTGCCCACGATGTTCGCGATATGCGCCTTGACCGTCCTGTCCGCTATCCCCAGCTCCCGCGCCAACTGCCTGTTGCCCAGGCCCGTACCGAGCTGGAGAGGCACTTCCTTCTCCCGGTCGGTGAGGCTCTCCAACCGCCATGCGGCGCTCCTGGGGTCCTGCCCCGTACCCAGGTATGGACAAGGTGTTTCCACTGCCTCGGACCGTGTGGTCATTCCGGCCCTCCCTGATCTCCGCTCCCTACCAGCAGACGCCTGTGGCCTGGTGATGCCAGAGATCGTTTTCTACCGTACCGCCCGTCTCTGACGTCAGCGCGGGCCATTACCAGGCGCCAGAGATCGCTTCACACCCGCGGCATCACCCTTTCAGGAGGGGCTCGGCCGGAGGGGCGGCCCGAGCCCGGACAGCCGGTGAGTAGCGCCCGAAGTCCGACCGGGCAACCACGTCGGCGATACCCCCGTGCACCGCGCAGCGGACGAGCACCGCCTTCTGGGCCAAGGCCACCTTCAAAGCCGCCCCGCACGCGACCTCCTGCCCCTCCAACACCCGGTCCGCAGCCGCCAGGGCCGCCAGATCCGCCGCACCACCGGCCCGGTGACGTGCGGTCACGGCCTGCCCCAGCTCAAGCACGAGGGCGAACACCGCGCACAGGGCCACCGTGGTGACAGCCACCCACACCGTGGCCACCCCCCGATCCCCTCCCCAGGGCCGCCCTCCACCCGGCCGCCCACCCCGGGCCGGGGTGCGGAACCGGTCCCAGAACTCCTCCCGGCGGCGCGGCCAACACCCGCCCGGCCGGGGCTCATCGGCTTCACAGCACAACACCTCCCACCGTGTCCTCGGCCAAGGCAGCCGCCTCGGCACGCAGCGTCAGGGCCAGGGCCGCCGGCCCCGGAGTCGGCGCCTCCACCGTTACGCGCCACATCTCCCCGGCCCTTCCCACCGAGACCCGGGCCCCACCGGGCGCGGCATCGCGCGCGGCCGCCAGCACCGCCGCCTCCGGTTCCGAACGGGCCACGGCCCGGGCCCCCGCCCTCGCCGCGTCCACGCACCGAATCTGGGCCGAGGCCGCCGCCAACGCCCAGAGCAGCGCCATGGCGAAGGCCACCAACACCGGAATGACCACGGCCGCCTCCGCCGTAACTGCCCCACGGTCCCGAAGCCCCCACGCTCTCCGGCGCCGGATCCCGGTCTCGGAACCCCTGGCTCTGCTCCGAGGCCGGACCCCGGTCTCAGGCCCCCTCCTCCGGTGACCGGCCCCGGCCTCAGAACTTCGCATCGAGTGCGCTCTCGATCATGGACTGCATAGCCGACATCACCGGCCCGCTGTTGACCACCTTGTAGAGCACGGCGGCGAAGGCACACGCGGCGATGGTGCCCACCGCGTATTCGGAAGTGGTCATCCCGCAGTCGGACGACCGGCCCGGCCTTCCCGACCACCGTGCGAACCATGCGGCCGACCGGCTCGGCTGCCCCTTCGGCAGCCGCCTGCGGCGGGATGCGCCCACCGCACCCCCCTCGTGTTCCATCTGCTCCGTCACTTCATCGAACTTCTTGTTCATGTCGTCCCCCGATGGGCGTCGATCGATAGCGAGCAGGCGTCCGAACGGACCGCCCGCGAGTGGAAGCCGGGCCGGCTAGCCCGTGGCCAGCAGTCCGCCGGCCAGGCCGATGATCACCGGCGCCACCCCCACCGCCAGGAAGGCGGGGAGGAAGCACAGCCCGACCGGTGCGGTGATCAGGACCCCGGCCCGCTGGGCACGGGCCACGGCGGCACCGGCCTGCTCGGCGCGCATGGCCTCGGCCAGCCTGGAGACCGGCTCCGCCGCCGGGGCCCCGGTCGATCCGGCCCGATGCAGGCAGCGGGCCAGCGGCCCAGCGCCCGGTATCTCCCCGAGCCGCCCCCACGCCTCGGCGGGCTCCCCGCCCAGGCGGATCTCGGCAGCGGCCCCGGCCAGCCGGTCGCCGACCGGGCCACCGATGGACTCGCCGACCGCCTCCGCCGCCTCGCGGGGCCCGGCGCCCACGGCCACGCAGGCCGCCAGCAGGTCGGCGGCCAGAGGAAGCTGCCCGGCGATCGCGGCCCGCTCCTCACGGCTCTCGCCCGAACCGGGCCGGGGCCGGGAACACTGCCAGCGCCATGTCCCGTACGCCGCCGCCGAACCGACCGCACACCCCATCAGGCCGCCGATCAGGATCCACCCGGACAGCCAGGCCCCCACCGGAGCAGCCCACCGCATGACGTCGCCGCGAGCCCCAGCGGCGGCACCGGCACTGCCCCGGGCACTAGCGCTGGCCCCGGCACCACCAATGGCACCGGACCCACTGACCGCCCGGGCACCCCCACGCGCTCGGACACCACCACCCGGCCAAGCGCCCCCACCCGTCCGGGCGCCACTCCCCGCCCGGACCCCGCCCTCGGTGCACGTGGAGCGGTCCGTCCAGCCCCGCACCACCGCCGTCCAGGACCACCAGCCGGCTCCTGCATCCGGTGCGGCCTCCAGCAGCAGTGCGCCCCGGCCACGCACCGCTCGTCTCCGGCGCCCCGCGGCCACGCCCAGTACAAGCTGCACCGCGGCACCCGACAGCGCCGCCAGCATCCCCAGCCTGTGGAGAACTTCTCCCGACGCGCTCATGGAGCCTCCCCTCCCCGCACGATCCGGCAGGCCCAAAGAAGTCCCGCCGCTTCCAGACATCCCCCCACCGCCAGGCAGAACAGCCCGCCGGGCGTGTGCAGCAGCACCCGCAGCGGATCCGCTCCGAGCGCCGCGCCCAGCCCCAGCCCCGCCACCGGCAGCAGCGCCAGCACCACGACGGTCGACCAGGCTCCCGCCAACTGGGCCCGCAGCTCCTCCCGTCTCCGCCGGTCGGCCCGCAACGCCCTCTCCAGGCGGTCCAGGCCGGCCGCGAGACCGGCCCCGCCGTCAACGGCCACCCGCCAGCACGCGGCCATCCCGGACAGGCCGCCCAGCCCCGGCCCATCCGCCGCCTGCCGCAACGCCGCGGGGACATCGCCCCCGAAGCGCGCGGCCGCGAGCACAGCGGCCTCCGCGTCCCCGAGCCACGTACCGCCCCGGCCTCCCGTCCCGCCCCTGACCTGTGGCTCCCCCTCCGCCGCGCACTCCCGCAGCCCGGCCAACAGGGCCTGGCCCGGCTCCTGTCCGGCCCGCAGCTCCCCGACCACGGCCCCGCACAACGCCGCCACCATGTCCGCCGCCCGCTCACACTGCCGCCGCCTGGCACGACCACGCAGCCACCTCCGCACCAGAGGCACCGCCACGGCCCCTGCGACCAGCGGCAGTACCGACGCCCCCAGCACGGCCAGCAGCACCGCCACCGGAACGCACCACCACTCGCGCCGCTCCACGGCCGGCCCCCGGGCTTTGAGCAGCCACGACCACCCGCGCCACGCCCGCCATGGCTCAACCGGCCCGTCCACGAACAGGACCCTCGCCCGCCGAACCCCGGGCTCCCGCATCGCCATCAGCCAGACCGCCACGCCCGCGAAGAGAGCCGCCACATGTGCCGCGTGACCCGCCGCCACCCCCGTCACAGCGCACCCCCGATCAGCGACTCCAGCCGCGCCCAGCCCCGCTCAGGGACGAAGCCGTCAGCGCCCCAGCTCAGGGCCGGCGCCGTGAACACCAGGCCGGCCGCGTCACGCTCCAGCACGTGCACGTCGGCGATCCGTCGGCGTCCGGCCCGGTCCCGTACCAGATGGACGACCACCGAGAGCGCGGCCGCCAACTGGCTGTGCAGAGCGGCCCGGTCCAGCCCTGCGGCAGTCCCCAGCGCCTCCAGCCGAGCGGGAACGTGCTCGGCGGCGTTGGCGTGGACGGTGCCGCAGCCACCCTCATGACCGGTGTTCAGGGCGGCCAGCAGTTCCGTCACTTCAACCCCTCTGACCTCACCCACCACCAGTCGGTCGGGCCGCATCCGCAGCGCCTGGCGCACCAGATCGCGCAAGGTCACCCGCCCCGCGCCCTCCTGGTTGGCCGGGCGGGACTCCAGGCGCACCACATGGGGGTGATCGGGTCGCAGTTCGGCGGAGTCCTCGGCGAGGACGATCCGTTCGTCCGCACCGACGGCGCCCAACAGGCTGGCGAGGAGGGTCGTCTTGCCCGCCCCGGTGCCTCCACTGATCAGGTAGGAGAGGCGGGCCTCCACCATGGCCCGAAGGATCCGGTCGCCACCCGGCGGCACCGTCCCGGCCGCCACCAGCTCCGCCAGCGAGAAGGCGCGCGGGCGCACCACCCGCAGGGAGAGGCAGGTCGAGCCGACGGAGACCGGGGGCAGCACGGCGTGCATACGCGTCCCGTCCGGCAACCGCGCG
This DNA window, taken from Streptomyces griseus subsp. griseus, encodes the following:
- a CDS encoding type II secretion system F family protein encodes the protein MTGVAAGHAAHVAALFAGVAVWLMAMREPGVRRARVLFVDGPVEPWRAWRGWSWLLKARGPAVERREWWCVPVAVLLAVLGASVLPLVAGAVAVPLVRRWLRGRARRRQCERAADMVAALCGAVVGELRAGQEPGQALLAGLRECAAEGEPQVRGGTGGRGGTWLGDAEAAVLAAARFGGDVPAALRQAADGPGLGGLSGMAACWRVAVDGGAGLAAGLDRLERALRADRRRREELRAQLAGAWSTVVVLALLPVAGLGLGAALGADPLRVLLHTPGGLFCLAVGGCLEAAGLLWACRIVRGGEAP
- a CDS encoding DEAD/DEAH box helicase; translated protein: MAFNHLPAAMHDALGPLSVTPVTHSVPMAKNHRPGRPPESGDMRPSPAMILDRLATGAGRAARITHTEHLPPRSGTHAIWPDRIRPEVISAIERAGIDHPWAHQATAAEHALDGESVVIATGTASGKSLAYLAPVLSTLLAGSEAPNGRGATALYLAPTKALAADQRRSVKALAAPLGNAVRPAVYDGDTPVEEREWVRQYANYVLTNPDMLHRGILPSHPRWSSFLRALRFVVIDECHTYRGVFGSHVAQVLRRLRRLCARYGADPVFLLASATAADPSVAAGRLTGLPVREVSDDASPRGELVFALWEPPLTDLHGEKGAPVRRTATAETADLLTDLTVQGVRSVAFVRSRRGAELISVIAKERLAEVDRSLPKRVAAYRGGYLPEERRALERALHSGELLGLAATTALELGIDVSGLDAVVICGYPGTRASLWQQAGRAGRSGQGALAVLVARDDPLDTYLVHHPEALFRQPVESTVLDPDNPYVLAPHLCAAAAELPLTEPDIALFGPAVPELLPQLEAAKLLRRRASGWHWTRRERAADLTDIRGGGGRPVQIVEESTGRLLGTVDAAAAHTAVHEGAVHLHQGRTHLVRKLDLEDSVALVEQADPPYSTVARDTTAISVLETDTEIPWGQGRLCYGSVEVTNQVVSFLRRKLMTGEVLGETKLDLPPHTLRTRAVWWTVTEDQLDAARINPEILGGALHAAEHASIGLLPLFATCDRWDIGGVSIPLHPDTLLPTVFVYDGHPGGAGFAERAFHTARTWLTATREAIASCECEAGCPSCIQSPKCGNGNEPLHKRGAVRLLTELLNGAPPEAPPEAQQEDRPGT
- a CDS encoding ATP-binding protein, which codes for MATVELRFSAQPEHVRTARLVAAAVARRAGVDEAVLDEVRLAVGEACSRAVGLHRSHGITAPVSVVLTEEEKAFSIEVGDGVPDPASGSAAPGARSGASGGPDEPEGDGGEDEMGLAVISGLVDDVEVRSGAEGGTIRMSWPTALAAVRR
- a CDS encoding TadA family conjugal transfer-associated ATPase produces the protein MTDALLDAVRQRLARSGDAPTPAGVAAALRAQGRLLGDAEVLGVAAELRGELVGTGVLEPLLADPEVTDVLVSAPDRVWVDRGGGLQLTGITFPDAAAVRRLAQRLAAVAGRRLDDARPWVDARLPDGTRMHAVLPPVSVGSTCLSLRVVRPRAFSLAELVAAGTVPPGGDRILRAMVEARLSYLISGGTGAGKTTLLASLLGAVGADERIVLAEDSAELRPDHPHVVRLESRPANQEGAGRVTLRDLVRQALRMRPDRLVVGEVRGVEVTELLAALNTGHEGGCGTVHANAAEHVPARLEALGTAAGLDRAALHSQLAAALSVVVHLVRDRAGRRRIADVHVLERDAAGLVFTAPALSWGADGFVPERGWARLESLIGGAL
- the bldG gene encoding anti-sigma factor antagonist BldG, which codes for MDLSLSTRNVGDRTVVEVGGEIDVYTAPKLREQLVELVNDGSYHLVVDMEGVDFLDSTGLGVLVGGLKRVRAHEGSLRLVCNQERILKIFRITGLTKVFPIHTTVDEAVAATD
- a CDS encoding TlpA family protein disulfide reductase → MDDARRPGPLKSFAPADRPAMPELAGERVDGDGRVSLKGLRGKVVVVNAWASWCGPCRAEAPGLSRVHEELRAKGLRVVGVNADVSVGAARAFEKDTALVYPSLHDPQGRQLLRLPKGVVSTVGYPFTIVVDPEGRIAATRIGAIGEAELKKLVTPLLPA
- a CDS encoding type II secretion system F family protein; the encoded protein is MSASGEVLHRLGMLAALSGAAVQLVLGVAAGRRRRAVRGRGALLLEAAPDAGAGWWSWTAVVRGWTDRSTCTEGGVRAGSGARTGGGAWPGGGVRARGGARAVSGSGAIGGAGASASARGSAGAAAGARGDVMRWAAPVGAWLSGWILIGGLMGCAVGSAAAYGTWRWQCSRPRPGSGESREERAAIAGQLPLAADLLAACVAVGAGPREAAEAVGESIGGPVGDRLAGAAAEIRLGGEPAEAWGRLGEIPGAGPLARCLHRAGSTGAPAAEPVSRLAEAMRAEQAGAAVARAQRAGVLITAPVGLCFLPAFLAVGVAPVIIGLAGGLLATG
- a CDS encoding Rv3654c family TadE-like protein, whose product is MATVWVAVTTVALCAVFALVLELGQAVTARHRAGGAADLAALAAADRVLEGQEVACGAALKVALAQKAVLVRCAVHGGIADVVARSDFGRYSPAVRARAAPPAEPLLKG
- a CDS encoding TadE family type IV pilus minor pilin encodes the protein MRSSEAGAGHRRRGPETGVRPRSRARGSETGIRRRRAWGLRDRGAVTAEAAVVIPVLVAFAMALLWALAAASAQIRCVDAARAGARAVARSEPEAAVLAAARDAAPGGARVSVGRAGEMWRVTVEAPTPGPAALALTLRAEAAALAEDTVGGVVL
- a CDS encoding LuxR C-terminal-related transcriptional regulator, whose translation is MTTRSEAVETPCPYLGTGQDPRSAAWRLESLTDREKEVPLQLGTGLGNRQLARELGIADRTVKAHIANIVGKIGQETRTQATIVSALAHDVLCDDPSCSRHQGAAAGRHRGPAAA
- a CDS encoding DUF4244 domain-containing protein, with the protein product MEHEGGAVGASRRRRLPKGQPSRSAAWFARWSGRPGRSSDCGMTTSEYAVGTIAACAFAAVLYKVVNSGPVMSAMQSMIESALDAKF